A genomic stretch from Helianthus annuus cultivar XRQ/B chromosome 1, HanXRQr2.0-SUNRISE, whole genome shotgun sequence includes:
- the LOC110875400 gene encoding uncharacterized protein LOC110875400, giving the protein MEISSIYFGKKLLEGQCPAWKFVSQSTPQRQRKRPNYLLEGESDVDGGGVKTRRKIVNNEPAQLKTVTGGVNEGVSAATNKSQSLSGDQFSLTSMLDHLKPTVSELCNILKFSEDVKIIVDRFLEYVLENFTVGKEHTSLLQALMISLCWIGSSLAKNKIDRSESFALAKKHFEFSCTEEETESVYNKLKLVKDKYLNHVLPYVESAEVAKPAVKEENAEDSIILPAALHANEDHNVSFCSDSGNPVCAAISQDKTPSVHEIKSEPLQLEQLPDSGIQDEEINVCNLQPSGASQLDQIIPDDEPDFPSSTDPTVAENPSDTLPPSEPLLEPTVEDNVTKFYQELKQRLKADCEKEIDEVVAQIRLKYEAKHQEADAAYNSKKMELVTNIHRVPMNKGLADAFRSKCQDLTPSMHPVSQVTPTTPTTSRPPPPPGFNMSKLLALHSEEDDPDYMVEEDNPMEDVQLDDDPDYIVEEDNSVEDVEMDMSHVKAFVDHGIEEVDEHIDQHNDDLQDDTNVDIDNFDSHSENDDGDFTVLKKVAKRIRKQKRKSPSTDSYNPFYIGQLIEDKEKLHEMVKNYALTSRREVFIAKNEPLRYRVVCMGTNPTLIGVECLQGQSSHTSTGQSKKPKKLCKRKTKPTCPWAIHISRRTILDSWCVKTICHQHQCLQTIEPGLYTMSSIAKEIEPIIESNPEIPLRALQDVIQKKHQVQVSLSKVFRAKMIVTKKLVGDYRDQYGMLTTYCEELLRANPGSTIKIDVEPSSNPSSNTRQFRRVYICYAAMKRGFKICGREILGLDGCFMNGQGQYPGQILSAVGVDGNNCIYPFASALVEAETYESWSWFLDSLQNDLDLTCNSNFTFISDRQNGVIPAMKRVFPNAEHRYCLRHIHENIKKQWCGDVFKNLLWKAASVTTLAYFNNAMQDIRDKDPTLHDWLLQMPPQTWSRSHFTSSAQCDILLNNICEEFNEQLIGATDKPVITCLEYIREYMTRRIVNVKKA; this is encoded by the exons ATGGAGATCAGCAGTATATATTTTGGAAAAAAACTATTGGAGGGACAGTGTCCAGCATGGAAATTTGTATCTCAATCGACCCCGCAGCGTCAAAGAAAAAGACCTAATTATCTTTTGGAGGGAGAAAGTGatgtggatggtggtggtgtaaAGACACGTAGGAAAATTGTAAATAATGAACCTGCTCAGTTGAAGACTGTAACTGGAGGAGTAAATGAGG GGGTTTCGGCAGCAACTAACAAGTCTCAGTCATTGTCTGGCGATCAGTTTTCATTAACAAGTATGCTTGATCATTTGAAGCCCACTGTATCTGAGCTTTGCAACATTCTCAAGTTTTCG GAGGATGTGAAGATCATAGTGGATAGATTTCTTGAATATGTCCTTGAAAATTTTACTGTCGGCAAAGAACATACAAGTCTATTACAGGCTCTCATGATATCACTG TGTTGGATTGGTTCTTCTCTAGCGAAAAATAAAATCGATAGGAGTGAGTCCTTTGCTCTTGCAAAGAAGCACTTCGAATTCAGCTGCACGGAAGAAGAAACAGAATCGGTGTACAATAAGCTGAAACTAGTAAAAGACAAATACTTAAACCATGTGCTACCATATGTTGAGTCTGCTGAGGTGGCAAAACCAGCTGTGAAAGAAGAGAATGCTGAAGATAGCATTATACTACCTGCTGCGTTGCATGCTAATGAAGACCATAATGTTTCTTTTTGTTCCGATAGTGGTAATCCAGTGTGTGCAGCCATATCACAGGACAAAACACCATCTGTTCAT GAAATAAAAAGTGAGCCTCTTCAACTTGAACAACTTCCAGACAGTGGGATTCAAGATGAAGAAATTAACGTTTGTAATCTGCAACCATCAGGTGCCAGTCAACTTGATCAAATCATTCCAGACGATGAACCGGATTTCCCGTCATCTACTGATCCAACAGTTGCTGAAAATCCATCTGACACACTTCCACCAAGCGAGCCATTACTTGAACCCACTGTGGAAGATAACGTAACGAAGTTCTATCAAGAATTG AAACAAAGGCTGAAAGCTGATTGTGAGAAGGAGATAGATGAAGTTGTTGCACAAATACGACTCAAGTATGAAGCTAAACATCAAGAAGCAGATGCGGCTTACAACTCAAAAAAGATGGAACTTGTGACCAATATTCATAGAGTCCCCATGAACAAAGGATTGGCTGACGCTTTCAGGTCGAAGTGTCAAGATCTTACCCCTTCTATGCATCCAG TATCTCAGGTTACTCCAACCACACCTACCACTAGCAGGCCGCCACCGCCACCTGGCTTTAACATGAGTAAACTCTTAGCCTTGCATAGTGAGGAGGATGATCCTGATTATATGGTAGAAGAAGATAATCCTATGGAGGATGTACAACTGGATGATGATCCTGATTATATAGTAGAAGAAGATAATTCTGTGGAGGATGTAGAAATGGACATGAGCCATGTTAAGGCCTTTGTTGATCATGGTATAGAAGAAGTTGATGAGCATATTGATCAGCATAATGATGATTTACAGGATGACACTAATGTTGATATCGACAACTTTGACAGCCATAGTGAGAACGATGACGGTGATTTTACGGTGTTAAAAAAGGTTGCAAAAAGAATTAGAAAGCAGAAAAGAAAAAGTCCAAGTACTGACTCATATAATCCCTTTTATATTGGGCAGTTAATAGAAGATAAGGAGAAGTTGCATGAGATGGTTAAAAACTATGCACTTACTTCAAGAAGAGAAGTTTTCATTGCTAAAAATGAACCTTTAAGGTATAGGGTAGTTTGTATGGGTACAAATCCTACATTGATAGGTGTTGAATGTTTACAAGGGCAAAGTTCTCATACCAGCACGGGTCAGAGTAAAAAACCGAAAAAACTTTGTAAAAGGAAAACCAAACCCACTTGCCCTTGGGCTATTCACATCTCTAGACGAACAATCCTAGATTCGTGGTGTGTTAAAACAATTTGTCATCAACAC CAATGCCTCCAAACTATAGAACCTGGTCTGTACACTATGAGTTCCATAGCCAAAGAGATTGAACCAATTATTGAAAGCAATCCAGAAATACCCTTACGTGCTCTTCAAGATGTAATCCAAAAAAAACATCAGGTACAGGTTTCactttcgaaagtttttagagcTAAAATGATTGTTACAAAAAAGTTGGTTGGTGATTATAGAGATCAGTACGGTATGCTAACAACTTATTGTGAAGAACTGTTAAGGGCTAATCCAGGTAGCACCATCAAAATAGATGTGGAGCCATCGTCTAACCCTAGTAGTAATACTAGGCAATTTAGAAGAGTATACATATGTTATGCTGCCATGAAGAGAGGTTTTAAGATATGTGGGAGAGAAATTCTTGGATTAGATGGTTGTTTTATGAATGGGCAAGGGCAATATCCAGGTCAGATCTTGAGTGCTGTGGGTGTTGATGGTAACAATTGTATCTATCCATTTGCTTCTGCTCTTGTGGAAGCTGAAACTTATGAGAGTTGGTCATGGTTCTTAGATTCCCTCCAGAATGATCTTGACTTAACATGCAATTCTAATTTCACTTTTATTAGCGACCGTCAAAAT GGTGTTATTCCAGCAATGAAGAGAGTGTTTCCTAATGCTGAGCATAGATATTGTCTTAGACATATACACGAGAATATAAAGAAGCAATGGTGTGGAGATGTGTTTAAAAACTTGTTATGGAAAGCAGCTTCCGTTACTACTCTGGCTTACTTTAACAATGCTATGCAAGACATAAGGGATAAAGACCCAACCTTACATGATTGGCTACTTCAGATGCCACCCCAAACCTGGTCAAGATCTCATTTTACAAGTAGTGCACAATGTGATATTTTATTGAACAACATTTGTGAGGAGTTTAATGAACAATTAATTGGAGCTACAGACAAGCCTGTGATCACATGTTTGGAATATATCAGGGAATACATGACAAGAAGGATTGTTAATGTGAAGAAGGCCTAG
- the LOC110929683 gene encoding uncharacterized protein LOC110929683: protein MNVLMVDSSKYQVSGLRSQCVVNVDLKTCSCRKWDLTGMPCKHAVAVISDMSRNGIGIGISENWVSKVYWLDTWKEAYKHVIEPITGPDMWTPSECPTTLVPPKHHKQVERPKKMRRKSIEEVQESFDKRGKMTRKGSTTTCRKCGNKGHNCRSCKGQGESQGCLAVAAQEPVSQNATQDVPQATQE from the exons ATGAATGTTCTCATGGTGGATTCTTCAAAATATCAG GTGAGTGGTTTAAGGTCTCAATGTGTGGTGAATGTGGATTTGAAAACATGCTCATGCAGAAAGTGGGATTTAACTGGGATGCCGTGTAAACATGCAGTAGCTGTAATTTCGGACATGTCTAGAAATGGTATTGGAATTGGTATATCAGAAAATTGGGTGTCTAAAGTTTACTGGTTAGATACATGGAAAGAAGCTTACAAGCATGTCATTGAACCAATCACAGGGCCTGATATGTGGACTCCGTCAGAGTGTCCCACAACACTCGTTCCACCTAAACATCATAAGCAG GTGGAAAGGCCAAAGAAAATGAGGAGAAAGTCTATTGAGGAGGTTCAAGAATCATTTGACAAAAGGGGTAAAATGACAAGGAAGGGGAGCACCACAACATGTAGAAAATGTGGGAATAAGGGGCACAATTGTAGAagctgcaagggtcaaggtgAGTCTCAAGGTTGTTTAGCAGTTGCAGCACAAGAACCTGTTTCACAAAATGCAACACAAGATGTACCACAGGCTACTCAAGAATGA